The following are encoded in a window of Mycobacterium sp. ELW1 genomic DNA:
- a CDS encoding TetR/AcrR family transcriptional regulator, translating into MTTATTPSGSTRTDRASLTREAILTAAERLFAEHGVFAVSNRQVSEAAGQGNNAAVGYHFGTKTDLVRAIEHKHAVPVEKLREERIAAMPGTGIGLRDWVECLVLPLTDHLTELGNPTWYARFAAQVMADPAYQKTVTRDALALPALITVVEGINRCLPDVPGHVRMERNIMARNLLMHTCAEYERALAEDSPLPLTNWRTAASGLVDAIVGLWLAPVTRQG; encoded by the coding sequence ATGACCACCGCCACCACTCCTTCCGGGAGCACCCGCACCGATCGGGCGAGCCTGACCCGTGAGGCGATCCTCACCGCCGCCGAGCGACTCTTCGCTGAACACGGCGTCTTCGCGGTCTCCAACCGTCAGGTCAGCGAAGCCGCCGGGCAGGGCAACAATGCGGCCGTCGGCTACCACTTCGGCACCAAGACCGACCTGGTCCGCGCGATCGAACACAAGCACGCCGTTCCGGTGGAGAAGCTGCGCGAAGAGCGAATCGCCGCGATGCCCGGCACCGGAATCGGCCTCCGCGACTGGGTCGAATGCCTGGTGCTGCCGCTGACCGATCACCTGACCGAGTTGGGCAACCCCACCTGGTATGCCCGGTTCGCCGCGCAGGTGATGGCCGACCCGGCTTACCAGAAGACCGTCACCCGTGACGCGCTGGCGTTGCCCGCTCTGATCACGGTGGTGGAGGGCATCAACCGATGCCTGCCGGATGTGCCGGGCCATGTGCGGATGGAACGCAACATCATGGCGCGCAACTTGTTGATGCACACCTGCGCCGAATATGAGCGGGCCCTCGCCGAGGACTCGCCGCTGCCTCTGACCAATTGGCGCACAGCCGCTTCCGGACTCGTCGACGCGATCGTCGGACTGTGGCTGGCCCCCGTGACACGACAAGGCTAG
- a CDS encoding SDR family oxidoreductase yields MGNELAGKIAVVTGGASGLGAAIVERFLAEGATVAFGDIDAEQGRALADAHGAKALFLPTDVSDTEQLTRLIDTAADTFGGLDVMVNNAGISGKMHRSFLDDNLDDFERVLAVNLKAVMAGTRDAARRMTERGGSIINLTSIGGIQAGGGVMTYRASKAAVIHFTKCAAIELANYEIRVNCLAPGHIRTAIVSKSAHGMDPEQVAKFEAGIRATMRADRPLEREGTAEDVAEAILYFAGDRSPYVTGTVLPVDGGTAAGKPVPKKKKPVDS; encoded by the coding sequence ATGGGCAACGAATTGGCAGGCAAGATCGCAGTGGTCACCGGCGGTGCATCGGGCCTCGGCGCCGCGATTGTCGAGCGATTTCTGGCCGAGGGCGCCACCGTCGCGTTTGGCGACATCGACGCCGAGCAGGGGCGAGCACTGGCCGATGCGCACGGCGCGAAAGCGCTGTTTCTGCCGACCGATGTTTCCGACACCGAGCAGCTCACACGCCTGATCGACACCGCGGCCGACACGTTCGGCGGCCTCGACGTGATGGTGAACAACGCCGGGATCTCCGGAAAGATGCACCGGAGTTTCCTGGACGACAACCTCGACGACTTCGAGCGGGTGTTGGCCGTCAACCTCAAAGCCGTGATGGCCGGAACCCGAGATGCCGCCCGGCGCATGACGGAACGCGGCGGCTCCATCATCAACCTGACCTCCATCGGCGGAATCCAGGCCGGCGGGGGTGTGATGACCTATCGCGCGTCGAAGGCCGCGGTCATCCACTTCACCAAGTGCGCCGCGATCGAACTGGCCAACTACGAGATCCGGGTGAACTGCCTTGCACCCGGACATATTCGGACGGCCATCGTGTCGAAGTCCGCGCACGGCATGGATCCCGAGCAGGTGGCCAAGTTCGAAGCGGGCATTCGCGCGACCATGCGCGCCGACCGGCCGTTGGAGCGGGAGGGGACCGCCGAGGATGTGGCCGAAGCGATCCTCTACTTCGCAGGCGACCGCTCGCCGTACGTCACCGGCACGGTGTTGCCGGTCGACGGGGGGACTGCAGCGGGCAAGCCGGTGCCGAAGAAGAAAAAGCCGGTCGATTCTTAA
- a CDS encoding ferredoxin: MKVTVDQDKCVSSGQCVLNAAEVFDQRDSDGVVMLLETNPPADQEDNARRAAAACPAQAIYVEE, encoded by the coding sequence ATGAAGGTCACCGTCGACCAGGACAAGTGCGTTTCCTCCGGCCAATGCGTGCTCAACGCGGCCGAGGTCTTCGATCAGCGTGACTCCGACGGTGTCGTGATGCTGCTCGAAACCAACCCGCCCGCCGATCAGGAAGACAACGCGCGCCGCGCGGCCGCGGCCTGTCCCGCGCAAGCCATCTACGTCGAGGAGTGA